The following proteins are encoded in a genomic region of Cyclonatronum proteinivorum:
- a CDS encoding sodium-translocating pyrophosphatase, whose amino-acid sequence MDLLILTPLAAIVALIAAFILAKSVLSAPTGDEKMNDIADAVKEGASAYMNRQYTTITYVAVAIIAVFAAIAFTQEGQASTTWWWTTIGFAVGALFSALSGYAGMSIAVRSNIRVAEAAKSGLPGALKLAFNGGAVSGLAVAGLALLGVAGFFYLFDSVLGLADPVNPLVGFAFGSCLISLFARVGGGIYTKAADVGADLVGKVEAGIPEDDPRNPAVIADNVGDNVGDCAGMGADLFETYAVTVIGALLLGYFLIPEMANPSEIANFMKLVEFPLYLGAFAIIASIISVFFVRMGKDNNIMKALYKGMYASAAISLVGFAWITHSLFSGFDFSLITLEIGGVVGLPLDTTWLDLFLASVVGIFVVVTLVLITEYYTSTKYSPVRKIAKSSETGSATNIISGLAVGMESTLVPTLILVVALFLSYSLAGMYGIAIAAVAMLSVTGMIIAMDTYGPITDNAGGIAEMSNLPDSVRENTDALDAVGNTTKAVTKGYAIGSAALAALVLFADYIFNLQKAMGEEKIVFLLNDPVVLTGLFIGAMLPFLFSSFLMEAVGRAAGAVIEEVRRQFREMPGIMKGETRPDYGACVDIVTKSALKEMVIPGLLAVFAPLIVGFLFGPLALGGLLIGVIASGLMMALMMSNGGGAWDNAKKYIEDGNHGGKGSPAHEAAVVGDTVGDPYKDTAGPSINPLIKVINTVALIFAGLIASIGGILL is encoded by the coding sequence GTGGACTTATTAATCTTGACACCTTTGGCTGCAATTGTTGCACTGATTGCCGCCTTTATTCTCGCCAAGAGTGTGCTTAGTGCGCCTACAGGTGATGAAAAAATGAACGACATTGCTGATGCTGTAAAAGAGGGGGCATCAGCCTATATGAACAGGCAGTACACAACTATTACCTACGTAGCTGTGGCCATTATAGCCGTTTTCGCTGCAATTGCGTTTACACAAGAAGGTCAGGCTTCAACAACCTGGTGGTGGACAACCATTGGTTTTGCTGTAGGAGCCCTTTTTTCAGCTTTGAGCGGTTATGCAGGTATGAGCATTGCCGTTCGTTCCAATATTCGCGTAGCTGAAGCTGCTAAAAGCGGTCTTCCCGGTGCTTTAAAGCTCGCTTTTAACGGTGGCGCTGTTTCAGGACTGGCTGTAGCCGGACTTGCGCTTTTAGGTGTTGCCGGATTTTTCTACCTCTTCGATAGTGTCCTGGGGCTGGCTGATCCCGTAAATCCGCTTGTAGGTTTCGCATTCGGCTCCTGTTTGATTTCGCTGTTCGCCCGTGTGGGTGGTGGTATTTACACTAAGGCTGCCGATGTGGGCGCCGATCTTGTAGGTAAAGTTGAAGCCGGTATTCCTGAAGATGATCCCCGTAACCCTGCCGTAATTGCCGATAACGTAGGCGATAACGTAGGTGACTGTGCCGGAATGGGTGCCGACCTTTTCGAAACTTATGCTGTTACCGTTATTGGTGCGCTGTTATTGGGTTATTTCTTAATACCTGAAATGGCTAACCCTTCAGAAATAGCTAACTTTATGAAGTTAGTTGAATTCCCGCTGTACCTGGGGGCTTTTGCAATTATTGCTAGTATTATTTCCGTTTTCTTTGTTCGAATGGGCAAAGATAATAATATTATGAAGGCTTTATACAAAGGGATGTATGCTAGTGCGGCTATTTCGTTAGTTGGTTTTGCATGGATAACTCACTCCTTATTTTCGGGATTTGATTTTTCATTAATAACACTTGAAATAGGTGGAGTTGTAGGTTTACCACTTGATACTACTTGGCTAGATTTATTTCTTGCATCTGTAGTAGGTATTTTTGTGGTCGTGACCCTAGTGTTAATCACCGAATACTACACTTCTACCAAATATAGTCCGGTAAGAAAAATTGCCAAGTCTTCCGAGACGGGATCAGCTACGAACATCATCAGTGGTCTTGCGGTTGGTATGGAAAGCACTCTAGTACCTACATTAATTCTAGTTGTGGCTTTGTTTTTATCATACTCTCTTGCTGGCATGTATGGTATTGCGATTGCGGCCGTTGCTATGCTTAGCGTAACCGGTATGATTATCGCCATGGATACTTACGGACCAATTACCGACAACGCCGGTGGTATTGCTGAAATGAGCAACCTGCCTGACAGCGTTCGTGAAAACACCGATGCTCTTGATGCCGTTGGTAACACCACTAAAGCCGTTACCAAAGGGTACGCCATTGGCTCTGCAGCTCTTGCTGCGCTTGTACTCTTTGCCGATTATATTTTTAATCTCCAAAAGGCAATGGGAGAAGAAAAAATTGTTTTCCTTTTAAATGATCCAGTTGTTCTGACTGGTCTGTTTATCGGTGCTATGCTACCATTTTTGTTTTCTTCATTCTTAATGGAAGCCGTAGGAAGAGCAGCCGGTGCGGTAATTGAAGAAGTTCGTCGTCAGTTCCGCGAAATGCCGGGAATCATGAAGGGAGAAACCCGCCCCGATTACGGTGCCTGTGTGGATATCGTTACCAAATCTGCTCTTAAGGAAATGGTAATTCCGGGCCTTCTTGCTGTTTTCGCTCCGCTTATTGTGGGCTTCCTTTTTGGCCCGCTTGCCCTTGGCGGCCTGCTTATCGGTGTGATTGCATCCGGTCTTATGATGGCCCTGATGATGTCGAACGGCGGTGGTGCATGGGATAATGCCAAAAAATACATCGAAGACGGCAATCACGGCGGTAAAGGCAGCCCGGCTCACGAAGCAGCCGTTGTAGGCGATACCGTTGGTGATCCGTACAAAGATACTGCCGGCCCGTCAATCAACCCGCTCATCAAGGTAATCAACACCGTGGCGCTAATCTTCGCCGGTCTGATTGCCTCCATCGGCGGCATCCTGCTCTAA